A window of Eikenella corrodens contains these coding sequences:
- a CDS encoding 3'-5' exonuclease yields MPQFIPELSDHIRKAMTAGERKTTDFLREYLAEDCIVWYNVPMGKKRLYADFLVLFPNRGLLCLEVKDWAGNSFRRMTQTECEMVFEHTAKTVKHPLEQARGYMLQIIDLLSKETRLQHTGGEYKGRLRIPYAHGVVFTRFNRSDIAKITDIAKFDHLMPHTQTLYKDDLKSGQGNAHIDDRLAAMFPYRIECSLSRSETDLIRWHLFPEVRINPPEQQELFADDQADSKTKEQSEHPAADTLPHPIAAPDIIKIMDIQQEQLARSIGGGHRVIHGVAGSGKTLILLMRCQYLAEQSDKPVLVLCYNRVLADKLRTAVADKGLAEKVEVCSFHQWCGKLQKAYGLDTPERYRHLPGYEHAPLTVLQAMHDGTLPGGRYGAVLIDEGHDFEADWLRLSVHMLDADNGHLLLLYDDAQAIYKKSGAGLGFTLSSVGIKAQGRTTILRLNYRNTKEIIGFAYLFAQNKMQPHESGEDGVPLVEPEAAGVNGISPYIKECPDWQGELDYLARCLDKWLKDRIPPQDIAVICYNKEQCNDVAKLLKQKGIRHSLHYGGSKKAYNPHDNAVAVFTMHSSKGLEFQRVMLMGICTLKHKDANQEADNTRLLYVAMTRAQSYLMITLSGSGLYQSRLLDSYRQFKQLNDNNAYKAT; encoded by the coding sequence AAACGGCTGTATGCCGATTTCCTCGTACTGTTTCCAAACAGGGGGTTGTTGTGCTTGGAAGTAAAGGATTGGGCGGGCAACAGCTTTAGGCGCATGACCCAGACCGAATGCGAAATGGTGTTCGAGCACACCGCGAAAACAGTAAAACACCCGTTGGAGCAGGCGCGCGGCTATATGTTACAAATCATCGACTTGTTATCAAAAGAAACCCGCTTGCAGCACACCGGGGGCGAATACAAAGGCAGGCTGCGCATCCCCTACGCGCACGGCGTAGTTTTTACCCGTTTCAACCGCAGCGACATCGCCAAAATTACCGACATTGCCAAATTCGACCATCTGATGCCGCACACGCAAACGCTGTATAAAGACGATTTGAAAAGCGGGCAGGGCAACGCGCACATCGACGACAGGCTGGCCGCCATGTTCCCCTACCGTATCGAATGCAGCCTGAGCCGCAGCGAAACCGACCTCATCCGTTGGCATTTGTTTCCGGAAGTCCGTATCAACCCGCCCGAGCAGCAAGAACTGTTCGCGGACGACCAGGCCGACAGCAAAACGAAAGAGCAGTCTGAGCACCCAGCTGCCGATACCCTGCCACACCCCATCGCCGCGCCCGACATCATCAAAATCATGGATATTCAGCAGGAGCAGCTTGCCCGCAGCATCGGCGGCGGCCACCGCGTCATCCATGGCGTGGCAGGCAGCGGCAAGACCCTGATTTTGCTGATGCGCTGCCAATACCTGGCCGAACAGTCCGACAAACCCGTTTTAGTGCTGTGCTACAACCGCGTATTGGCCGATAAATTACGTACCGCCGTGGCCGACAAAGGCTTGGCGGAAAAAGTGGAGGTGTGCAGCTTCCACCAATGGTGCGGCAAACTGCAAAAGGCATACGGGCTGGACACGCCCGAGCGCTACCGCCACCTGCCCGGTTACGAACACGCCCCGCTGACCGTGCTGCAAGCCATGCACGACGGCACACTGCCCGGCGGCCGCTACGGCGCAGTGCTCATTGACGAAGGCCACGATTTTGAAGCCGACTGGCTGCGCCTGAGCGTGCATATGCTCGACGCCGACAACGGCCATTTGCTGCTGCTCTACGATGATGCCCAGGCCATCTACAAAAAAAGCGGCGCAGGCTTGGGCTTCACCCTGTCCAGCGTCGGCATCAAAGCCCAAGGCCGCACTACCATCCTGCGCCTGAACTACCGCAATACCAAAGAAATCATCGGATTCGCCTACCTGTTTGCCCAAAACAAAATGCAGCCGCACGAAAGCGGCGAAGACGGCGTACCGCTGGTCGAGCCCGAAGCCGCAGGCGTAAACGGCATTTCGCCCTATATCAAAGAATGCCCCGACTGGCAGGGCGAGCTCGACTACCTTGCCCGCTGCCTCGACAAATGGCTCAAAGACCGCATTCCGCCGCAAGACATCGCCGTCATCTGCTACAACAAAGAACAATGCAACGACGTTGCCAAACTGTTGAAACAAAAAGGTATCCGCCACTCCCTGCATTACGGCGGTAGCAAAAAGGCCTACAATCCGCACGACAACGCTGTTGCCGTCTTTACTATGCACAGCAGCAAAGGTCTCGAATTCCAGCGCGTGATGCTGATGGGCATCTGTACCTTGAAGCATAAAGACGCCAACCAGGAAGCCGACAACACGCGCCTGCTCTACGTTGCCATGACCCGCGCCCAAAGCTACCTGATGATTACCCTTTCCGGCAGCGGCCTCTACCAAAGCCGCCTGCTCGACAGTTATCGGCAGTTCAAGCAGTTAAACGACAACAATGCATATAAGGCTACCTGA
- a CDS encoding trimeric intracellular cation channel family protein translates to MTTTDFIQIIGTAAFAVSGYLVGYSKRLDVLGVVITALLTAVGGGMMRDALVGHVPQVFRHTDALIVVFATLTIAWLLHVQRYRRTHLAAAFLIADAIGLAAFSITGAQIGISLQLNLFGVIVLAFVTAVGGGIARDILVNDVPIILRADLYGSVAIFIGGLIYFLARLGWINAFTLHLLFAAGLALRLAAYRFHWQLPGFQPRRK, encoded by the coding sequence ATGACCACCACCGACTTCATCCAAATCATCGGCACCGCCGCCTTCGCCGTGTCCGGCTACCTCGTCGGCTACAGCAAGCGGCTCGACGTGCTCGGCGTGGTCATCACCGCCTTGCTTACTGCCGTGGGCGGCGGCATGATGCGCGATGCGCTGGTAGGACATGTGCCGCAGGTGTTCCGGCATACCGACGCGCTGATTGTGGTATTTGCCACCCTCACTATCGCTTGGCTGCTGCACGTACAACGCTACCGCCGCACCCACCTTGCCGCCGCCTTCCTGATTGCCGACGCCATCGGCCTGGCCGCCTTCAGCATCACCGGTGCACAAATCGGCATTAGCCTGCAGCTCAACCTGTTCGGCGTGATCGTGCTCGCCTTCGTCACCGCCGTGGGCGGCGGCATTGCCCGCGATATTTTGGTGAACGACGTACCCATCATATTGCGTGCCGACCTCTACGGCAGCGTCGCCATCTTTATCGGCGGGCTGATATATTTCCTCGCGCGGCTCGGCTGGATAAACGCCTTCACCCTGCACCTGCTGTTCGCTGCCGGCCTCGCCCTACGGCTGGCCGCCTACCGCTTCCACTGGCAGCTGCCCGGCTTCCAGCCGCGCAGAAAATAG
- the gatB gene encoding Asp-tRNA(Asn)/Glu-tRNA(Gln) amidotransferase subunit GatB encodes MTWETVIGLEIHVQLNTKSKIFSGASTAFGAEPNAHASVVECALPGVLPVMNREVVEKAIKLGLALDAKINQKNVFDRKNYFYPDLPKGYQISQLDLPIVEHGKLEIVVGDDVKTINVTRAHMEEDAGKSVHEGLNGATGIDLNRAGTPLLEVVSEPEMRSATEAVAYAKALHSLVTWLDICDGNMAEGSFRVDANVSVRPKGQVEFGTRREIKNLNSFRFLEQAINYEVEAQIEILEDGGKVQQATMLFDPEKGETRVMRLKEDAHDYRYFPDPDLLPVIISDDQLQKAKEEMPELPKEMAARFVADYGISDYDARLLTASRVQAAYFEEAAKASGQGKLTANWMNGELAATLNKEGMELADSPITAPRLAALVGKIADGTLSSKLAKKAFEAMWAEPEASIAEIIEKHGLQQMTDTGAIEAMVDEVLANNAKAVEQFKSGNEKALNAIVGQVMKASKGKANPAQVQELIKAKLG; translated from the coding sequence ATGACCTGGGAAACCGTAATCGGACTGGAAATCCACGTCCAACTCAACACAAAATCCAAAATCTTCAGCGGCGCATCGACCGCGTTCGGTGCGGAACCCAATGCGCACGCCAGCGTGGTGGAATGCGCGCTGCCGGGCGTGCTGCCGGTGATGAACCGCGAAGTCGTTGAAAAAGCCATCAAATTGGGCTTGGCTTTGGATGCGAAAATCAATCAGAAAAACGTGTTCGACCGCAAAAACTACTTCTATCCCGACTTGCCAAAAGGCTATCAAATCAGCCAGTTGGATTTGCCGATTGTTGAACACGGCAAATTGGAAATAGTGGTCGGCGACGATGTGAAAACCATCAACGTAACCCGCGCGCACATGGAAGAAGATGCGGGCAAATCCGTGCATGAGGGCTTGAACGGTGCAACCGGTATCGACTTGAACCGCGCCGGCACGCCGCTGTTGGAAGTGGTATCCGAACCCGAAATGCGTTCCGCCACCGAAGCCGTTGCCTACGCCAAAGCCTTACACAGCTTGGTGACCTGGCTGGACATCTGTGACGGCAATATGGCGGAAGGCTCGTTCCGCGTCGATGCCAACGTATCCGTGCGCCCGAAAGGTCAAGTGGAATTCGGCACGCGCCGCGAGATTAAAAACCTCAATTCCTTCCGCTTCTTGGAACAGGCGATTAATTACGAGGTGGAAGCGCAAATCGAGATTTTGGAAGACGGCGGCAAAGTACAGCAGGCGACCATGCTGTTTGACCCGGAAAAAGGTGAAACCCGCGTGATGCGTTTGAAAGAAGATGCACACGACTACCGCTACTTCCCCGACCCCGATTTGCTGCCCGTCATCATTTCAGACGACCAGTTGCAAAAAGCCAAAGAAGAAATGCCAGAGCTGCCGAAAGAAATGGCGGCGCGTTTCGTGGCGGATTACGGCATATCCGACTACGACGCGCGCCTGCTCACCGCCAGCCGCGTGCAGGCTGCTTATTTTGAAGAAGCCGCCAAAGCCAGCGGACAAGGCAAGCTGACTGCCAACTGGATGAACGGCGAACTCGCCGCCACGCTGAACAAAGAAGGCATGGAACTTGCCGACAGCCCGATTACCGCCCCACGCCTCGCCGCGCTGGTGGGCAAAATCGCCGACGGCACTTTAAGCAGCAAATTGGCGAAAAAAGCCTTTGAAGCCATGTGGGCCGAACCCGAAGCCTCCATTGCCGAAATCATCGAAAAACACGGCTTGCAGCAGATGACCGATACCGGCGCGATTGAAGCCATGGTGGACGAAGTGCTGGCAAACAACGCCAAAGCCGTGGAACAGTTCAAATCCGGCAACGAAAAAGCCCTGAATGCGATTGTGGGACAAGTGATGAAGGCCAGCAAAGGCAAAGCGAATCCCGCGCAGGTGCAGGAGTTGATTAAAGCGAAGTTGGGGTAA
- a CDS encoding SemiSWEET family transporter gives MISKKKFNAFIGSIGAAIGIFVFIAYIPQIIANLEGEKAQPWQPLFAAVSCLIWVLYGWSKEPKKDWILIVPNAVGVILGSLTFLTAL, from the coding sequence ATGATAAGCAAGAAAAAATTCAATGCTTTTATCGGAAGCATAGGCGCGGCAATCGGGATTTTTGTATTCATCGCCTATATCCCCCAAATTATCGCTAATTTGGAAGGGGAAAAGGCGCAACCGTGGCAACCTCTGTTTGCGGCAGTATCCTGTTTGATTTGGGTTTTATATGGTTGGAGTAAAGAACCCAAAAAAGACTGGATTTTGATTGTGCCCAATGCGGTTGGCGTGATATTGGGTTCTTTGACTTTTCTGACCGCACTTTAA